One region of Priestia megaterium genomic DNA includes:
- a CDS encoding glutamate-5-semialdehyde dehydrogenase: protein MSELQLKGKQAKEASYFLGNVTSEQKQQALYKMAAALLDQQETILKANKLDVEKAVQKSTSKAMLDRLSLNEERIHGMADGLRQVAALADPVGEVLSMAKRPNGLQIGQQRVPIGVIGIIYEARPNVTCDAAGLCLKAGNAVILRGGSEAFYSNQAIVSVLSQAAASAGLPEHSVQLIEDTSRETALDLMKLNEYIDVLIPRGGAGLIEAVVKNATVPVIETGTGNCHIYVDEEYDRDMAASIVINAKTSRPAVCNSAEKLIIHQGAAHEFLPIIVQALREKDVEVRGDERALTIVPDLVPAGDEDWKKEYLDFIMAVKIVDDIDEAISHINVHSSHHSEAIVTTNYAHAQRFLQRVNSAAVYVNASTRFTDGEEFGFGAEIGISTQKLHARGPMGLKELTTLKYIIYGDGQIR from the coding sequence ATGAGTGAATTGCAGCTTAAAGGAAAGCAGGCAAAAGAAGCCTCTTATTTCTTAGGAAATGTAACGAGCGAACAAAAACAGCAGGCACTTTATAAAATGGCGGCTGCTCTATTGGATCAACAAGAAACGATTTTAAAAGCAAATAAATTAGACGTAGAAAAAGCCGTTCAAAAAAGCACGTCAAAAGCGATGTTGGATCGCCTATCTTTAAATGAAGAGCGGATTCATGGAATGGCAGACGGCCTGCGCCAAGTAGCTGCGCTTGCAGATCCGGTAGGAGAAGTGCTGTCTATGGCTAAACGACCAAATGGCTTACAAATTGGGCAGCAGCGTGTACCTATTGGTGTCATAGGAATTATTTATGAAGCGCGTCCAAACGTTACATGTGATGCAGCAGGCCTATGCTTAAAAGCAGGAAATGCGGTTATTTTGCGCGGAGGCAGTGAGGCATTTTATTCGAATCAAGCGATTGTTTCTGTGTTATCTCAAGCTGCGGCAAGTGCAGGGTTGCCTGAGCATAGCGTACAGCTTATTGAAGATACGTCGAGAGAAACAGCACTGGACTTAATGAAGCTAAATGAATATATCGATGTATTAATTCCTCGAGGCGGTGCTGGTTTAATTGAAGCGGTGGTAAAAAATGCAACGGTTCCTGTTATTGAGACAGGAACCGGGAACTGCCACATTTATGTTGATGAAGAATATGACCGTGACATGGCAGCCAGTATTGTCATTAATGCAAAAACATCTCGTCCAGCGGTGTGCAACTCAGCCGAAAAGCTGATTATTCATCAGGGAGCGGCTCATGAATTTTTGCCGATTATTGTTCAAGCGCTACGAGAGAAAGATGTAGAAGTACGCGGTGATGAACGTGCGCTCACAATCGTTCCAGATCTTGTTCCAGCAGGGGATGAGGATTGGAAGAAAGAATATTTGGATTTCATCATGGCAGTTAAAATCGTAGATGATATCGATGAAGCGATTTCCCATATTAATGTTCATAGTTCACATCATTCTGAAGCGATTGTAACAACAAATTATGCTCATGCTCAGCGTTTTTTACAGCGCGTTAATTCAGCTGCTGTTTATGTGAATGCTTCGACGAGGTTTACGGACGGAGAAGAGTTTGGTTTCGGGGCAGAAATCGGAATTAGTACACAAAAGCTTCATGCGCGTGGACCAATGGGATTAAAGGAATTAACAACATTAAAATATATTATTTACGGAGATGGACAAATTCGATAA